In Macrobrachium nipponense isolate FS-2020 chromosome 41, ASM1510439v2, whole genome shotgun sequence, the following proteins share a genomic window:
- the LOC135212581 gene encoding membrane-associated protein Hem-like, with protein MVFVAVSIPKLARMDSTVYKTAYGAHANNSHCLAQAVNTLFAALFTYCGRAQDIEERLKEFLALASSSLLRLGRENDKDVIKNRDATYILLHQIVVQSPFLTMDLLEACFPYALIRNAYHAVHKAEQ; from the exons ATGGTATTTGTAGCTGTATCCATTCCCAAGCTAGCTCGTATGGATAGTACG GTTTATAAAACAGCATATGGTGCACATGCAAATAATTCCCATTGTTTGGCTCAGGCTGTGAATACCCTGTTTGCAGCATTATTCACATACTGTGGGAGAGCACAAGACATTGAGGAGAGGTTGAAAGAATTTTTGGCT TTAGCATCATCAAGTCTCCTTCGATTGGGAAGAGAGAATGATAAAGATGTCATCAAGAATCGAGATGCTACATATATTTTGCTACACCAA attgTTGTACAGTCTCCATTCCTGACCATGGATCTCTTGGAGGCCTGCTTCCCATATGCCCTCATTCGGAATGCATACCATGCTGTTCATAAGGCCGAGCAATaa
- the LOC135212580 gene encoding platelet glycoprotein V-like — MWLNLLLSVLISISQHVNGEGEECPCTFREADKLFPGGDGSRWDCEYVEHGLTTVPKACWALHPDVTQIFLDYNEIGQLEPDSFAGLTNLQVLSLRENKIQILDDGILSGLKQLKFLDIANNKLTELPNDLWDLVELIHLDVSNNQLADAQHYGIPKLVNLEVLDFHLNHFPAFPYSSLETLPNLRKLHLYWNMITDLPNLSENLLLEEVLMQGNAILEFPKYVFGTLTKPLTYHIVDNPAYDIWGTMLLPLPDRSHIKMGFDVTVWAEDEAQAQEILAKDWLVQDGLSQTIDLSSLIKICGQETTATLNGRVPPC, encoded by the exons ATGTGGTTGAATTTACTGCTGAGTGTTCTTATATCAATCTCTCAG CATGTGAATGGAGAAGGAGAAGAATGCCCGTGCACTTTCCGTGAAGCTGACAAACTCTTTCCTGGAGGTGATGGAAGTCGCTGGGACTGTGAATATGTTGAACATGGGCTGACTACTGTACCTAAGGCATGTTGGGCCCTCCATCCGGATGTTACTCAG ATATTCTTAGACTACAATGAAATTGGTCAGTTGGAACCTGACAGTTTTGCTGGGTTAACTAACTTGCAGGTCCTTTCTCttcgtgaaaataaaatacagatattGGACGATGGGATTCTCTCAG gtTTAAAACAACTGAAATTCTTGGATATTGCAAACAACAAATTAACGGAGCTACCAAATGATCTCTGGGACCTTGTTGAATTAATTCACCTTGATGTATCAAATAACCAACTAGCAGATGCTCAGCACTACGGAATCCCTAAATTG GTGAACCTTGAAGTACTAGACTTTCACTTAAACCACTTTCCTGCATTTCCATACAGCAGCTTAGAAACTCTACCCAATCTTAGGAAACTCCATCTGTACTGGAACATGATTACAGACCTCCCCAACCTCTCAGAAAACTTACTCTTGGAGGAAGTACTGATGCAAGGAAATGCCATCCTTGAATTTCCAAAATATGTCTTCGGGACACTTACAAAACCTCTAACTTACCATATTGTT gacAACCCAGCTTATGACATTTGGGGTACAATGCTTCTTCCATTACCTGACCGCAGCCATATCAAAATGGGTTTTGATGTCACTGTTTGGGCTGAAGATGAGGCGCAAGCACAGGAAATACTAGCAAAAGACTGGCTAGTGCAAGATGGCCTTTCTCAAACAATTGATTTAAGTTCTCTCATTAAGATATGTGGTCAAGAAACCACAGCCACATTAAATGGACGTGTTCCCCCATGTTAA